From Pristiophorus japonicus isolate sPriJap1 chromosome 7, sPriJap1.hap1, whole genome shotgun sequence, one genomic window encodes:
- the rps12 gene encoding small ribosomal subunit protein eS12 has protein sequence MAEECITAGGVMDVNTALQEVLKTAYIHDGLCCGLREAVKVLDKRQAHLCVLAGNCDEAQYVKLVEALCAEHQINLIKVDDNKKLGEWVGLCKIDREGKPRKVVGCSCVVVKDYGKDSQAKDVIDNYFRAK, from the exons ATGGCCGAGGAATG TATAACCGCAGGAGGTGTCATGGATGTTAACACCGCACTTCAGGAAGTGTTGAAAACGGCATACATCCACGATGGCTTGTGTTGTGGTCTCCGAGAAGCTGTCAAGGTGCTGGACAA ACGACAAGCCCACTTGTGTGTCCTGGCAGGCAACTGTGATGAGGCACAGTATGTTAAGTTGGTCGAGGCGCTCTGTGCTGAGCATCAGATCAATCTGATTAAG GTTGATGACAACAAGAAactcggtgagtgggtaggcctgTGCAAGATAGACCGTGAAGGGAAACCTCGCAAGGTTGTAGGCTGCAGCTGTGTTGTTGTCAAG gATTATGGCAAAGACTCGCAAGCCAAGGATGTCATTGACAACTATTTCAGGGCAAAGTAG